In one window of Porites lutea chromosome 8, jaPorLute2.1, whole genome shotgun sequence DNA:
- the LOC140946989 gene encoding adhesion G-protein coupled receptor D1-like isoform X1, translating to MKLKSKDCDNEVNGRLCSYPSEDKSTPKPEKYSDECIKYKLSSCFKESMNYSQWKNLNCRWSGGGNCEWKLRVETESIGRCELYCKYDQTYAVDSGKPDISVKVRKVQKEWSQKVEIEFNTSEKITLTHRLFNDTETIVAVSLLPLKDQDSVLRLNSGGNTLVTSVIGVVLSPRFNKTIPNLVIAEFTHPKVLQEKVIRKCVFWKEDIWTPNGSWSSEGCTLLNESSTERTVCSCNHLTNFAVLMQYKPVQNPKEHETSLSIITYIGCALSLIGEVMVVIIYVVFMKFRAEGIQIRINLAAALFLAQVVFLSGINATINRLACVSVAVLLHYFYLASFGWMLLEGVYLYIMVVEVFASTVKLLYLYLFAWGFPVIPVVISLVVGFKDGEGLRYYTNEHFCWLSFSKHLSWFFVGPVLLIMAVNFVILLAVLREIRNLQEPNPTRLKAFKKSLKACVILSPLLGVTWIFGLLAVTDAGLVFQYIFTILNSAQGMVIFLLHVLRNSEVRASFHHKILKWRFHRHPVRVHKSSSQNTSRREDDPEAVTKNRLDTQSGEHFTLHPRNSVS from the exons ATGAAACTGAAGTCAAAGGATTGTGACAACGAAGTAAACGGACGTCTTTGTTCTTACCCCTCGGAAG ACAAATCCACTCCGAAGCCCGAAAAGTACAGTGATGAATGTATTAAATACAAG CTTTCTAGCTGCTTCAAGGAGAGTATGAATTATTCGCAATGGAAG AACTTGAACTGTAGGTGGTCAGGTGGTGGCAACTGCGAGTGGAAACTGCGAGTGGAAACTGAGAGTATAGGCCGCTGTGAGCTGTATTGCAAATACGACCAAACATACGCAGTGGATTCTGGGAAACCAGACATAA GTGTTAAAGTGAGAAAGGTTCAAAAGGAATGGTCACAAAAAGTAGAAATTGAATTTAATACAAGCGAGAAAATTACACTAACACACAGGCTGTTTAATGATACAG AGACAATTGTCGCGGTTTCACTGCTTCCATTGAAAGATCAAGACTCAGTTTTGAGGCTAAATAGCGG CGGTAACACTTTGGTTACCTCCGTTATTGGCGTGGTACTTAGTCCCCGCTTCAACAAGACGATTCCAAATTTGGTTATAGCCGAGTTTACCCATCCCAAG GTCCTTCAAGAAAAAGTCATAAGAAAATGTGTCTTTTGGAAAGAAGACATCTG GACACCTAATGGTTCTTGGTCAAGTGAAGGCTGTACCTTATTGAACGAGTCATCGACAGAGAGAACAGTTTGTAGCTGTAATCATCTGACAAACTTTGCCGTTTTGATGCAGTATAAACCCGTCCAG AATCCCAAAGAGCACGAGACATCCCTGTCAATCATAACATACATTGGATGTGCTTTGTCTCTCATTGGAGAGGTTATGGTCGTCATTATATATGTTGTCTTCAT GAAGTTTAGAGCTGAGGGGATTCAGATTCGGATTAATCTTGCTGCAGCACTATTCCTTGCACAAGTAGTGTTTCTCTCTGGGATAAATGCTACAATTAATCGG CTTGCGTGTGTGTCAGTTGCGGTTTTGCTTCACTACTTTTACCTAGCATCGTTCGGCTGGATGCTCTTAGAGGGAGTATATCTCTACATCATGGTGGTTGAGGTCTTTGCTAGCACAGTTAAATTGCTGTACCTATATTTATTTGCATGGG GTTTCCCAGTCATACCAGTTGTTATATCTCTCGTGGTTGGTTTTAAAGATGGTGAAGGATTGAGATACTACACAAACGAACATTT CTGTTGGCTGTCATTCTCCAAGCATTTGAGCTGGTTTTTTGTTGGTCCTGTGCTCCTTATAATGGCT GTCAACTTTGTGATACTCCTGGCAGTTTTACGAGAGATAAGAAACTTGCAAGAGCCCAATCCAACTAGATTGAAGGCTTTTAA GAAAAGCCTTAAGGCTTGTGTCATTCTTTCGCCTCTGCTTGGAGTAACCTGGATATTTGGTTTGTTGGCAGTCACTGACGCTGGATTGGTTTTCCAATATATTTTTACTATTCTCAACTCTGCTCAG GGTATGGTTATATTTCTCTTGCATGTCCTGAGGAACAGCGAAGTTCGAGCCTCGTTTCACCACAAGATATTGAAATGGAGGTTCCATAGACATCCAGTCCGAGTCCACAAAAGCTCTTCCCAAAATACCAGCAGACGAGAAGATGATCCTGAGGCTGTTACCAAAAACAGACTCGATACCCAGTCAGGAGAACATTTCACTCTTCACCCTAGAAATTCTGTCTCCTGA
- the LOC140946989 gene encoding adhesion G-protein coupled receptor D1-like isoform X2 codes for MKLKSKDCDNEVNGRLCSYPSEDKSTPKPEKYSDECIKYKLSSCFKESMNYSQWKNLNCRWSGGGNCEWKLRVETESIGRCELYCKYDQTYAVDSGKPDISVKVRKVQKEWSQKVEIEFNTSEKITLTHRLFNDTETIVAVSLLPLKDQDSVLRLNSGGNTLVTSVIGVVLSPRFNKTIPNLVIAEFTHPKVLQEKVIRKCVFWKEDIWTPNGSWSSEGCTLLNESSTERTVCSCNHLTNFAVLMQYKPVQNPKEHETSLSIITYIGCALSLIGEVMVVIIYVVFMKFRAEGIQIRINLAAALFLAQVVFLSGINATINRLACVSVAVLLHYFYLASFGWMLLEGVYLYIMVVEVFASTVKLLYLYLFAWGFPVIPVVISLVVGFKDGEGLRYYTNEHFCWLSFSKHLSWFFVGPVLLIMAVNFVILLAVLREIRNLQEPNPTRLKAFKKSLKACVILSPLLGVTWIFGLLAVTDAGLVFQYIFTILNSAQRSSSLVSPQDIEMEVP; via the exons ATGAAACTGAAGTCAAAGGATTGTGACAACGAAGTAAACGGACGTCTTTGTTCTTACCCCTCGGAAG ACAAATCCACTCCGAAGCCCGAAAAGTACAGTGATGAATGTATTAAATACAAG CTTTCTAGCTGCTTCAAGGAGAGTATGAATTATTCGCAATGGAAG AACTTGAACTGTAGGTGGTCAGGTGGTGGCAACTGCGAGTGGAAACTGCGAGTGGAAACTGAGAGTATAGGCCGCTGTGAGCTGTATTGCAAATACGACCAAACATACGCAGTGGATTCTGGGAAACCAGACATAA GTGTTAAAGTGAGAAAGGTTCAAAAGGAATGGTCACAAAAAGTAGAAATTGAATTTAATACAAGCGAGAAAATTACACTAACACACAGGCTGTTTAATGATACAG AGACAATTGTCGCGGTTTCACTGCTTCCATTGAAAGATCAAGACTCAGTTTTGAGGCTAAATAGCGG CGGTAACACTTTGGTTACCTCCGTTATTGGCGTGGTACTTAGTCCCCGCTTCAACAAGACGATTCCAAATTTGGTTATAGCCGAGTTTACCCATCCCAAG GTCCTTCAAGAAAAAGTCATAAGAAAATGTGTCTTTTGGAAAGAAGACATCTG GACACCTAATGGTTCTTGGTCAAGTGAAGGCTGTACCTTATTGAACGAGTCATCGACAGAGAGAACAGTTTGTAGCTGTAATCATCTGACAAACTTTGCCGTTTTGATGCAGTATAAACCCGTCCAG AATCCCAAAGAGCACGAGACATCCCTGTCAATCATAACATACATTGGATGTGCTTTGTCTCTCATTGGAGAGGTTATGGTCGTCATTATATATGTTGTCTTCAT GAAGTTTAGAGCTGAGGGGATTCAGATTCGGATTAATCTTGCTGCAGCACTATTCCTTGCACAAGTAGTGTTTCTCTCTGGGATAAATGCTACAATTAATCGG CTTGCGTGTGTGTCAGTTGCGGTTTTGCTTCACTACTTTTACCTAGCATCGTTCGGCTGGATGCTCTTAGAGGGAGTATATCTCTACATCATGGTGGTTGAGGTCTTTGCTAGCACAGTTAAATTGCTGTACCTATATTTATTTGCATGGG GTTTCCCAGTCATACCAGTTGTTATATCTCTCGTGGTTGGTTTTAAAGATGGTGAAGGATTGAGATACTACACAAACGAACATTT CTGTTGGCTGTCATTCTCCAAGCATTTGAGCTGGTTTTTTGTTGGTCCTGTGCTCCTTATAATGGCT GTCAACTTTGTGATACTCCTGGCAGTTTTACGAGAGATAAGAAACTTGCAAGAGCCCAATCCAACTAGATTGAAGGCTTTTAA GAAAAGCCTTAAGGCTTGTGTCATTCTTTCGCCTCTGCTTGGAGTAACCTGGATATTTGGTTTGTTGGCAGTCACTGACGCTGGATTGGTTTTCCAATATATTTTTACTATTCTCAACTCTGCTCAG CGAAGTTCGAGCCTCGTTTCACCACAAGATATTGAAATGGAGGTTCCATAG
- the LOC140946692 gene encoding adhesion G-protein coupled receptor D1-like encodes MLYKNIAELIPKQDNRQDISILSRVVSCSLSPEVPGVFTDKVTIKLKSIKLQRGITGVTPSCGFWNFSIRTKIDGAWSKTGCTLVESTRDQTICSCNHLTNFAVLMEVGETKISNDNKFALEIVTYIGTSLSLFGETITIMVYLILMNLKTTQSHIRLNMVSCLAAGQLVFIIGISATRHKALCTAVALTINYFYLVAFGWMVAEGVMLYLKVVKVFNVMTTTKYFYGFAWGFPTILVVSAVVTNVLIKGSMDSSMRDDVCWFSFSSGFVWVFIGPVLMACLVNLVILLRIVVEMMRLTDMSGISETNSTRQSLKACAVLSPLLGFTWMFGVLTVTDTAGLVFQYFFTILNLLQGFFIFIFHVIRSKEIKAALEIRRQRWETTRSISVATEKSTIGRGRVSTAREKGNSLRGIDMNKISPDETSNINRDMPTVM; translated from the exons ATGTTGTACAAAAACATTGCCGAGCTGATACCAAAACAGGACAACAG GCAGGACATCAGCATTTTGTCTCGAGTTGTCTCTTGTTCCTTATCCCCTGAAGTGCCAGGTGTTTTTACTGACAAAGTGACGATTAAGCTTAAAAGTATCAAG ttacagCGGGGAATAACAGGGGTCACGCCAAGCTGTGGGTTTTGGAATTTTTCTATTAG AACAAAGATTGATGGAGCTTGGTCAAAAACAGGTTGCACTTTAGTTGAATCAACGCGCGATCAAACTATATGTAGCTGTAatcatctgactaatttcgCTGTTTTAATGGAAGTTGGAGAGACAAAG ATTTCAAATGACAACAAGTTTGCTTTGGAGATTGTAACCTACATTGGAAcatctctttctctttttggcGAGACAATCACTATAATGGTCTACTTGATTCTTAT GAATTTAAAGACCACACAGTCTCATATCCGTTTAAATATGGTGTCGTGCCTGGCTGCCGGACAGTTAGTATTTATCATAGGAATCAGTGCAACTAGGCACAAG GCTCTGTGCACAGCCGTTGCTCTAACAATCAACTATTTTTATTTGGTTGCGTTTGGATGGATGGTTGCAGAGGGAGTGATGCTGTACTTAAAAGTTGTCAAAGTTTTCAATgtcatgacaacaacaaaatatttctaTGGATTCGCATGGG GATTTCCAACCATTTTGGTAGTTTCTGCTGTTGTTACAAATGTGTTAATAAAAGGCAGTATGGACAGCAGCATGCGTGATGATGT GTGCTGGTTCTCGTTCTCGTCTGGTTTTGTTTGGGTCTTCATTGGACCAGTGCTTATGGCCTGCttg GTGAATTTAGTGATCCTGCTGCGGATAGTTGTAGAGATGATGAGGCTGACAGACATGTCAGGGATATCTGAGACAAACAGTACAAG ACAGAGCCTTAAGGCATGCGCAGTCCTTTCACCACTACTGGGATTCACCTGGATGTTTGGTGTTCTTACAGTCACCGATACTGCAGGACTGGTCTTTCAATATTTCTTTACCATACTTAATTTATTACAG GGTTTCTTCATCTTCATTTTTCACGTTATTCGAAGCAAAGAAATCAAAGCGGCTTTGGAAATAAGAAGGCAGAGATGGGAAACAACAAGAAGTATATCTGTGGCTACGGAAAAGTCTACAATTGGTAGAGGACGAGTGAGCACAGCGAGAGAAAAAGGCAACTCGCTACGAGGCATTGATATGAACAAGATTAGTCCAGATGAAACGAGTAACATTAATCGAGACATGCCCACAGTCATGTAA